In the genome of bacterium, one region contains:
- a CDS encoding ATP-binding protein, with product MWQNQNTYKALVVNASHASREILAGMLSRHPKTVTNLAEAETVYELTTPSHTENLEVIRSLLASIAQKAGFDETAIMEIEVAVEEACVNAIKHAHQNDVAKPLHLRITIDRQKLTVVVRDQGRGFDPKQLEKQDAKALLAKRQAGGRGILMMRMLMDEVHFAFESGKGMQVRLVKYLISPQCRTIH from the coding sequence ATGTGGCAAAATCAAAATACATACAAGGCTCTCGTGGTGAATGCAAGTCACGCTTCCAGAGAAATTCTTGCGGGCATGCTCAGCCGGCATCCAAAGACAGTAACGAATTTGGCCGAAGCTGAGACAGTTTACGAGCTGACAACCCCGAGCCACACTGAAAATCTGGAGGTGATTCGCAGCCTCCTTGCGAGCATCGCTCAAAAAGCCGGCTTTGATGAAACAGCGATAATGGAGATCGAGGTTGCCGTTGAGGAGGCTTGCGTGAATGCGATTAAACATGCCCACCAAAATGACGTGGCCAAGCCTCTTCATCTTCGGATAACCATCGACCGCCAAAAACTGACGGTGGTGGTGAGAGATCAAGGCCGAGGCTTTGATCCCAAGCAGCTCGAAAAGCAGGATGCCAAGGCGCTCCTTGCAAAGCGGCAAGCCGGCGGGCGCGGCATTCTGATGATGAGGATGCTGATGGATGAAGTTCATTTTGCCTTTGAAAGCGGAAAAGGAATGCAAGTCCGGCTGGTGAAATACCTCATATCTCCGCAGTGCCGGACGATTCATTGA
- a CDS encoding site-2 protease family protein, with protein sequence MKWSWKLGEIAGIGIYVHATFLLLLGWVALSHYIAGQSIAMIVNGVAFLLALFGIVVLHELGHALTAKRFGIQTRDITLLPIGGVARLERMPDDPKQELWVALAGPAVNVVLAAVLYIAIALTSGPPSLSNLNMVSGNFWEKLLWVNVSLAAFNLLPAFPMDGGRVLRALLAMRMSYVRATQIAAHVGQGMALLFGFIGLFYNPFLVFIALFVWMGASQEASMVQMKSALGGIPIQAAMIKDFRTLAPSDSLERAVEHILAGFQQDFPVVEQERVVGVLTRNDLLKALSQRGTKGRVEDAMQRQFETADPNEMLETVFARLNGNGCHSLPLMRNGRLTGIVTMDNVGEFLMVQAALRKARA encoded by the coding sequence ATGAAATGGTCATGGAAACTCGGCGAAATCGCGGGAATCGGCATCTACGTGCATGCCACGTTTTTGCTTCTGCTGGGCTGGGTGGCGTTGAGCCATTATATCGCCGGCCAGAGCATTGCCATGATAGTCAACGGCGTGGCGTTCCTGCTGGCGCTGTTCGGAATTGTCGTGCTCCACGAGCTGGGACACGCGCTCACCGCCAAACGCTTCGGCATTCAGACGCGCGACATTACATTGCTGCCGATCGGCGGCGTCGCGCGTTTGGAGCGCATGCCGGATGATCCCAAGCAGGAATTGTGGGTGGCGCTGGCCGGACCGGCGGTCAATGTGGTTTTAGCAGCGGTGTTGTACATCGCGATTGCGTTGACTTCCGGGCCGCCGTCGTTGAGCAACCTTAACATGGTGAGCGGGAACTTTTGGGAAAAGCTGCTGTGGGTCAACGTCTCGCTGGCGGCGTTCAATCTCTTGCCGGCGTTTCCGATGGACGGCGGCCGCGTGCTGCGCGCGTTGCTGGCCATGCGCATGAGCTATGTGCGCGCGACGCAAATCGCCGCCCACGTCGGACAAGGCATGGCGCTTCTGTTTGGATTCATCGGATTGTTTTACAATCCCTTCCTGGTGTTCATCGCGCTCTTCGTGTGGATGGGCGCCTCGCAAGAAGCGAGCATGGTGCAGATGAAATCGGCGCTCGGCGGCATTCCGATTCAGGCCGCGATGATCAAGGACTTTCGCACGCTGGCGCCCTCGGATTCTTTGGAACGGGCGGTTGAGCATATTCTGGCTGGTTTTCAACAAGACTTTCCGGTGGTGGAGCAAGAACGCGTGGTGGGCGTGCTCACGCGCAACGATTTGTTGAAGGCGCTCTCGCAACGCGGCACAAAGGGTCGGGTCGAGGACGCCATGCAACGCCAGTTTGAGACCGCCGACCCGAACGAGATGTTGGAAACCGTTTTTGCGCGGTTGAACGGAAATGGCTGCCATTCGCTGCCGCTCATGCGCAACGGCCGGCTCACGGGCATCGTCACCATGGACAACGTCGGTGAATTTCTGATGGTGCAGGCGGCGCTGCGAAAGGCGCGGGCATGA
- a CDS encoding ferritin-like domain-containing protein encodes MKTKPTIVMSELEKKLEQGWEKLTALLDPKERAEKTLLEALQRDYFEERQISEALQKESEGIPYAHLRRKLLDIAEREQAHAELLAAKIRELGGDPSEHAGNLRKARASNAFISTLDLLQILQQEKEDYLEYLEMAHLAKEAGHKDWTPLLTQIAEEEQIHRRELMDVITRLNPLPVQ; translated from the coding sequence ATGAAAACTAAACCTACGATTGTTATGAGCGAATTAGAGAAAAAGCTGGAGCAAGGCTGGGAAAAATTGACTGCTTTGCTCGACCCGAAAGAGCGCGCGGAAAAAACGCTTCTGGAAGCGTTGCAGCGCGATTATTTTGAAGAGCGGCAAATCAGCGAGGCTTTGCAAAAAGAAAGCGAGGGCATTCCTTATGCGCATTTGCGCCGGAAGCTGCTGGACATTGCCGAGCGGGAACAAGCGCATGCCGAATTGCTGGCGGCAAAAATCCGCGAGCTGGGCGGTGATCCCTCGGAACACGCCGGCAATTTGCGTAAAGCGCGCGCGAGCAATGCTTTCATCTCGACGCTCGATCTGCTGCAAATTTTGCAACAAGAAAAAGAGGATTACCTCGAGTATCTGGAAATGGCGCATCTGGCCAAAGAGGCCGGACACAAAGATTGGACTCCTTTGCTGACACAGATCGCCGAGGAGGAACAAATACATCGCCGGGAGCTGATGGACGTTATCACGCGCCTGAATCCCTTGCCGGTGCAATGA